Proteins encoded within one genomic window of Cucumis sativus cultivar 9930 chromosome 3, Cucumber_9930_V3, whole genome shotgun sequence:
- the LOC101215621 gene encoding beta-glucosidase 18, whose product MRMGIKMHPFFFCFLLLLLVSPHSYGESEEDEFEEIKRSDFPKHFFFGASTSSYQIEGGYLEDGKGISNWDVFSHIPGKITNNDTGDVADDHYHRFLEDIELMHSMGLNAYRFSISWTRILPRGRFGKVNKGGINFYNKIIDNLLLKGIEPFVTIYHFDYPMELERRYESWMSSQMQDDFVEFAKVCFEEFGDRVKYWMTINEPEMVAILGYRMGSFPPAHCSPPFGKCSMGNSDREPLIVVHNQLLAHAKAVSLYRTHFQVKQGGSIGITISIQMYEPLDQQSDTQAVDRILAFYVGWIYDPIVYGDYPKEMREILGSELPSFSDEDKRYIKGSLDFISINHYTTKYAKDCFHSSCPDEVNRPINAFVETTPYRNGILIGDPMGIPGLYVVPRGMEKVINYIKQRYPNHSIFVTENGYSMRPSDGNKVETILNDWKRIKFHKSYLAALARAMRNGGDVRGYFIWSLMDNFEWIRGYDTRFGLFYVDHLKTLERRPKLSAHWFASFLGGYSQQLTQLSSI is encoded by the exons ATGAGAATGGGCATCAAAATgcatccatttttcttttgttttttgctgCTTCTTTTGGTTTCACCTCACAGTTATGGAgaaagtgaagaagatgaatttgaagaaataaaaagatcaGATTTTCCAAAGCATTTCTTCTTTGGAGCTTCCACTTCCTCTTATCAG ATTGAAGGAGGTTATCTTGAAGATGGGAAGGGAATTAGTAATTGGGATGTTTTTTCTCATATTCCAG gaaaaattacaaacaatgACACCGGAGATGTGGCCGACGATCATTACCATCGGTTTCTG GAAGATATTGAGTTAATGCATTCCATGGGATTGAATGCGTATCGCTTTTCCATTTCTTGGACCCGAATTTTGCCCA gAGGAAGGTTTGGTAAAGTCAACAAAGGAGGAATCAACTTctacaacaaaattattgataatcTATTGTTAAAAG GCATAGAGCCATTCGTGACGATTTATCATTTTGATTATCCAATGGAACTCGAAAGAAGATATGAAAGTTGGATGAGTTCTCAAATGCA ggACGATTTTGTAGAGTTTGCAAAAGtttgttttgaagaatttgGAGATAGAGTGAAGTATTGGATGACAATAAATGAGCCAGAAATGGTTGCAATTTTGGGTTATAGGATGGGAAGTTTTCCACCTGCACATTGCTCACCACCATTTGGAAAGTGCTCAATGGGGAACTCTGATAGGGAGCCTCTCATTGTAGTACACAACCAATTGCTTGCCCATGCTAAGGCTGTTAGCCTTTACCGCACCCATTTTCAA GTAAAGCAAGGTGGATCAATAGGAATAACGATATCTATACAGATGTATGAACCGTTAGACCAACAATCAGACACACAAGCAGTGGACAGAATCTTGGCCTTTTATGTTGGTTG GATATACGATCCAATTGTGTATGGAGATTATCCTAAAGAAATGCGAGAGATTTTAGGAAGTGAACTTCCAAGCTTCTCGGACGaagataaaagatatataaaaggaaGCTTGGACTTCATTTCTATCAACCATTACACTACTAAATATGCAAAGGACTGCTTTCATTCATCTTGTCCAGATGAGGTTAATCGCCCTATAAATGCTTTCGTTGAGACTACTCCCTATCGAAATGGTATCCTCATTGGAGATCCG ATGGGAATACCAGGACTTTATGTTGTTCCCAGAGGGATGGAAAAGGTCATTAACTATATTAAACAAAGATATCCTAACCACTCCATCTTTGTCACTGAAAATG gaTATTCCATGCGACCAAGTGATGGTAACAAAGTTGAAACCATTCTAAATGACTGGAAACGAATTAAATTCCACAAAAGCTACCTTGCTGCCTTGGCCAGAGCTATGAG gaATGGTGGTGATGTGAGAGGATATTTTATATGGTCTTTAATGGACAACTTCGAGTGGATACGTGGGTATGACACAAGGTTTGGGCTTTTCTATGTGGATCACTTGAAAACCCTTGAACGGAGGCCCAAACTTTCGGCCCATTGGTTTGCTTCTTTCCTTGGCGGCTATTCACAGCAACTTACTCAACTTTCATCCATCTGA